The following coding sequences are from one Schizosaccharomyces osmophilus chromosome 1, complete sequence window:
- the med1 gene encoding mediator complex subunit Med1 has product MEPPNILSSIPFKQSPLNPGELNLTHYCMSFLLSIPWNDISVTGFEYLAKKYRLDVFSDTSNPNEVLLSLAGKIILIDVIIPTHGTYRDIRIALAFADATGEQYKNTGAEEILLSAIHENNTTLLERNVALLAMLDRCSPSVQQSCFQYLETLKSTFSLIYTSRLNTQAFNDETEIIMSAEGKPLNDNDGNLGLQLAFWKHQDFLYTAKISMNELPSNSLPCALYGSNLVAETPLKTSGEVSWLPETTMTQIPATMELLFEDYHIVFPEFGVQSLLDFLQITDLDLSENFLPYKTLLNLPNQTTAGYPSMNKSHIIYLGGIDIPSRSVHRIPYSHPRQILGIFQYVRQYLTLQTIFENVKLSSTRITATASLRLNLIMKQYPVIHIQYQELNKLSNVDPVIANVSVLPNGIVQLNSIACGNTPINEDTALKIQKMLQKTLNIGLVLEFAIPKLFNNQ; this is encoded by the exons ATGGAGCCACCAAATATTCTTTCAAGCATTCCTTTTAAGCAAAGTCCTCTTAATCCTGGAGAATTAAACTTGACTCATTATTGCATGTCTTTCCTATTGTCTATACCTTGGAATGATATTAGTGTAACCGGATTCGAGTACCTGGCAAAGAAGTATCGGTTAGACGTCTTTTCGGACACATCAAATCCCAATGAAGTGTTACTTAGCCTTGCAGGGAAAATTATTCTCATCGAT GTAATTATCCCAACCCATGGAACGTATAGAGATATAAGGATTGCTTTGGCTTTTGCTGATGCTACAGGTGAACAGTACAAGAATACGGGTGCAGAAGAGATTTTACTGAGCGCCATTCACGAAAACAATACGACCTTGTTGGAACGAAATGTTGCTTTGTTAGCAATGCTTGATCGCTGTTCACCATCTGTTCAACAGAGttgttttcaatatttGGAAACTTTGAAATCTACATTTAGTTTAATTTATACTTCTAGATTAAACACTCAGGCATTTAATGATGAGACGGAAATTATAATGAGCGCAGAGGGAAAACCTTTGAACGACAATGACGGGAACTTAGGACTTCAATTggctttttggaaacatcaAGATTTTTTATATACTGCGAAAATATCTATGAATGAATTGCCTTCAAATTCCTTACCATGCGCCCTTTATGGGTCTAATTTAGTTGCTGAGACGCCCTTAAAGACTTCAGGTGAAGTCAGCTGGTTACCGGAAACAACTATGACACAAATACCAGCTACTATGgagcttctttttgagGACTATCACATAGTGTTTCCAGAATTTGGTGTACAATCATTACTcgattttcttcaaatcaCCGACTTAGATTTATCTGAAAACTTTCTTCCCTACAAAACATTG CTCAATCTCCCGAATCAAACGACTGCGGGCTATCCGTCTATGAACAAAAGCCATATTATTTACCTGGGAGGAATTGACATTCCTTCTCGCTCTGTCCACAGGATTCCCTACAGTCATCCTCGGCAAATTCTTGGTATTTTCCAATATGTTCGCCAATACCTGACATTGCAGACTATTTTCGAAAATGTAAAACTCTCCTCTACAAGAATTACCGCTACAGCCTCTCTACGTTTAAACCTGATTATGAAGCAGTATCCTGTGATTCATATTCAATATCAAGAGTTGAATAAACTTTCGAACGTGGATCCAGTCATCGCCAATGTTTCAGTCCTTCCCAATGGTATTGTTCAATTAAACTCCATTGCATGTGGAAATACTCCTATAAACGAGGACACTGCtttaaaaatacaaaaaatgcttcaaaaaactcTAAACATTGGCCTTGTGCTAGAGTTTGCTATACCAAAGTTGTTCAACAATCAATAA
- the gep3 gene encoding mitochondrial GTPase related protein Gep3 — MTMQNFCRGCGHTLQSLNPKAGGFKRSLKPSVLHLSPQTSRWNSRRNEQSIFEGSFSKLDPKFQKLFPKTPSVPIAKEKTFNTHLWCQRCHDIKFYNRFQQEDLLQEPTATLTEVIKGINADPKTALVLQITDVSDLNPDHFISAKTLTDFPVFHVFSHVDTLPRPNASWLFQALGLVPENAMLLTARGSPTETMKELLTNIQRLLTPGGHVYIIGEANSGKSSLIQSFAQYGNGLVKELSMESFIPGTTLKSMPFSASSFGSTFTGLKDGKVIDTPGYSGTLGSLLPWIDSKIFKELVPKVRSRKKQLQSKPLQVPIYSAQSILFGGLVRVTPMEISAEEFVDMEQRQVQKNQKINLPSNDKGVSSFHIPPYISHPDYNEPLLAKIFTKIPFHISSTEKIKKLEQKCSENSAIQLVTRAPSKLLPSFLTYIQPKKLHSHVYDSFSNGELLIHNFGFVSFDTPRPFKLLIEAVNPLAVSWRPSSYILETPKSAS; from the coding sequence atgACCATGCAGAATTTCTGTCGTGGATGTGGCCATACATTACAGTCATTAAATCCAAAAGCTGGCGGATTCAAACGCTCGCTCAAACCTTCAGTTTTACATCTGAGCCCTCAGACTTCAAGATGGAATTCTCGGAGAAATGAACAAAGTATCTTTGAAGGTTCATTCTCCAAGTTAGATCCtaaatttcaaaagctttttccTAAAACACCTTCAGTTCCTATTGCTAAAGAGAAAACCTTTAATACTCATCTGTGGTGTCAAAGATGTCACGATATAAAGTTTTACAATCGCTTTCAACAAGAAGATTTGTTGCAGGAGCCTACAGCCACGCTGACTGAAGTCATAAAGGGTATAAATGCTGATCCGAAAACCGCTCTGGTTCTTCAAATTACCGATGTTAGTGATCTTAACCCCGATCACTTTATCTCAGCTAAAACGCTGACGGATTTCCCTGTATTTCATGTTTTTAGCCATGTTGATACTCTCCCTCGTCCTAATGCATCTTGGTTATTCCAGGCACTTGGTTTGGTTCCCGAAAACGCGATGCTACTAACAGCACGTGGAAGCCCTACAGAAACTATGAAGGAACTTCTTACAAATATCCAGCGGTTACTTACGCCAGGTGGTCATGTATACATAATTGGGGAAGCAAACTCTGGTAAATCCAGTCTTATTCAAAGCTTTGCTCAGTATGGAAATGGTTTGGTGAAAGAATTATCAATGGAAAGTTTTATTCCAGGAACGACATTAAAATCTATGCCTTTTTCGGCTTCAAGTTTTGGAAGTACCTTTACTGGTCTAAAAGATGGCAAAGTGATAGATACCCCAGGGTATTCAGGAACGTTAGGGTCTTTATTACCTTGGATAGACTCGAAAATATTTAAAGAGCTGGTTCCTAAAGTCCGTTCACGCAAAAAGCAGCTTCAATCCAAACCACTTCAGGTGCCGATTTACTCTGCCCAGAGTATTTTATTTGGAGGCCTTGTTCGTGTTACACCAATGGAAATTTCAGCTGAGGAATTCGTCGACATGGAGCAAAGACAAGtccaaaaaaaccaaaaaataaacctACCGTCCAATGACAAAGGTGTCTCTTCATTTCATATTCCTCCTTATATTTCCCACCCAGATTATAATGAGCCCTTGCTGGCTAAAATTTTTACTAAAATACCTTTTCACATCAGCAGCACggagaaaataaaaaaactcGAGCAGAAATGTTCAGAGAACTCTGCGATACAGCTCGTCACTCGTGCACCCAGTAAGCTACTGCCTTCGTTTCTCACATATATACAACCCAAAAAACTTCACTCACATGTGTATGACTCTTTCTCGAATGGAGAATTATTAATTCACAATTTTGGTTTCGTTTCCTTTGATACTCCTCGGCCGTTCAAACTACTTATTGAAGCTGTGAATCCTCTGGCTGTATCATGGAGACCTTCATCTTACATATTGGAGACCCCAAAGTCAGCTTCCTGA
- the tif5 gene encoding translation initiation factor eIF5, Tif5, whose amino-acid sequence MATINIRRDVKDSFYRYQMPKLQSKIEGKGNGIKTVIPNMTDIAKALGRPPLYLTKFFGFELGAQTTIVADMDRYIVNGAHDATKLQDLLDVFIRRFVLCASCLNPETELSINKKDQTITYDCKACGYRGEIDGRHKLTGVIVKNPPAKKSHKHKKASHHGEEDDVAEDELTRRIRKEAAELPTAETINEEDWTVDISEEAVRARVQELEGNIENVLTLNDSRGEDDEADARYDEFGQWLELRLPMSDVDIYKKMKEENIHHKSKAIAVLVQRIIRPPFLGQFEKHAALFKKLCNTDKHERAMLGGYERLIESTKLQHLDSVSKVLLEIYENDLVSEGTLKKWGAKPSKKYVSRETSKKIQDSARPFLNWLAEASDESESEDE is encoded by the coding sequence ATGGCGACTATCAATATTAGACGTGATGTTAAGGATAGCTTTTATCGTTACCAAATGCCCAAGCTGCAATCTAAAATTGAAGGCAAAGGTAACGGTATTAAAACGGTCATTCCTAATATGACTGATATAGCCAAAGCTTTGGGGAGACCTCCTTTGTATCTAACCaagttttttggttttgaacTTGGAGCCCAGACTACCATTGTCGCTGATATGGATCGTTACATCGTTAACGGAGCACACGATGCTACTAAGCTTCAAGATTTGTTAGATGTTTTTATTCGTCGTTTCGTTTTATGTGCTTCTTGCCTAAATCCAGAAACGGAATTGAGCATTAATAAGAAGGATCAAACCATCACTTATGACTGCAAAGCTTGTGGTTATCGTGGAGAGATCGACGGCAGACACAAGCTTACGGGTGTTATCGTAAAAAATCCACCTGCTAAAAAGTCTCATAAACACAAAAAGGCTTCCCATCATGGCGAGGAAGACGATGTTGCCGAAGATGAGCTTACTCGTCGTATTCGTAAGGAAGCTGCTGAATTGCCCACTGCCGAAACAATCAACGAGGAAGACTGGACTGTCGATATAAGTGAGGAAGCTGTGCGTGCTCGTGTTCAAGAATTGGAAGGTAATATTGAAAATGTGCTCACTTTGAATGATTCACGTGGAGAGGATGATGAAGCCGATGCTCGTTATGATGAATTTGGTCAATGGTTGGAGTTACGACTTCCCATGTCCGACGTAGacatttacaaaaaaatgaaggaagaaaacattCATCATAAGAGCAAGGCAATTGCTGTTTTGGTTCAACGTATTATTCGCCCTCCCTTCTTAGGCcagtttgaaaaacatGCTgctcttttcaaaaagctttgCAATACTGATAAACATGAGCGGGCAATGTTAGGAGGTTACGAACGTCTCATTGAGTCGACTAAGCTTCAACATTTGGACTCTGTTTCCAAGGTTTTGTTggaaatttatgaaaatgaCTTGGTTTCTGAAGGAACGTTAAAAAAATGGGGCGCCAAACCTAGCAAGAAGTACGTCAGCCGTGAAACAAGTAAGAAGATACAGGATTCCGCTCGtccttttttgaattggCTTGCTGAAGCCAGCGATGAATCTGAGAGTGAAGACGAGTAA
- the cph2 gene encoding Clr6 histone deacetylase associated PHD-finger protein Cph2: MDLKPWNHVTEAHQASILEDIKAIAEAGEKKSVADRELAAISKTNKANHKRSTDLKRVRKEESEKEESSDSDYSPPGNAKRKQIKDNTRPIHVGNEKPSFMIKEETSDKYASKRLRRKLGRSQEEQDDFLPWTAVDDNFQPIGSQEVGKKVREPEEAPILKENIPLQESQVKENTKTKIPAVKSKFQGKLTFKAKPPSEENQKTEGIRSSDIRERKPEELETRSNSKRSELDPFTQEYTYRYNNDFCSACHGSGNFLCCETCPNSFHFSCIDPPIEETNLPDGAWYCNSCRYRSLYGEGSDHEDTEDKIKKEQNSMVNVWMRLCTEVDSSNPSQFQLPYSIRSYFRGIGIGVFGEYLETDIIKPSRTGRKNIMDDMDAFLLRDRNGAPVRCYHCQSSVLPSQSMIVCDYCLSYWHPDCLSPPLSTLPSSVRKWKCPNHAEHVTPRYRLPKRAKVIDVGLPRGFKNRGNIIIDDREDRESIQTIQWQGKIRVVPTKTFKLNFLEQIKDNINYMEKMYRKNEAVCLKILPQLASYASRDCEFPLRVLSDVANNNLGNDDYVLALRDLLRILRWDPSKPVPRPSELVDLSIRHLI, from the coding sequence ATGGATTTGAAACCGTGGAATCATGTAACAGAAGCTCATCAAGCTTCCATCTTAGAAGACATAAAGGCTATTGCTGAAGCAGGAGAGAAAAAATCAGTAGCAGACCGCGAATTGGCAGCAATAAGCAAAACGAACAAAGCTAATCATAAAAGATCGACAGATTTAAAAAGGgttagaaaagaagaatctgaaaaagaagaaagcagTGATTCAGATTACTCACCGCCAGGTAATGCGAAACGGAAGCAAATCAAGGATAATACTCGTCCGATACACGttggaaatgaaaagccATCGTTTATGATTAAGGAAGAAACATCAGATAAATATGCAAGCAAACGATTAAGAAGGAAATTAGGAAGAAGCCAAGAAGAACAAGACGATTTTTTGCCTTGGACCGCTGTTGACGACAACTTCCAACCTATTGGAAGCCAGGAAGTCGGGAAAAAAGTAAGAGAGCCCGAGGAAGCTCCaatattaaaagaaaacataccTCTTCAGGAAAGTCAAGTGAAGGagaatacaaaaacaaagattcCTGCAGTAAAATCAAAGTTCCAAGGAAAGTTAACCTTCAAAGCTAAACCACCTTCTGAGGAAAATCAGAAAACGGAGGGCATTCGTTCATCAGATATTCGCGAAAGGAAGCCAGAGGAATTGGAAACGCGTAGTAATTCAAAGAGAAGTGAGCTGGACCCCTTCACTCAGGAGTACACATACAGATATAATAACGATTTTTGTTCGGCTTGCCACGGATCGggtaattttctttgttgtgAAACTTGCCCTAATAGCTTTCATTTCAGTTGTATTGATCCTCCTATTGAGGAAACGAATCTACCGGATGGTGCTTGGTATTGTAACAGTTGTCGCTATAGATCTTTATACGGCGAAGGTTCCGATCACGAAGACACGGAagacaaaataaaaaaagagcaaaatTCTATGGTGAACGTTTGGATGCGTCTATGTACAGAAGTTGACTCAAGCAATCCTTCTCAGTTTCAATTGCCATACTCGATACGATCTTATTTCCGGGGAATTGGTATCGGTGTTTTTGGTGAATACTTGGAAACAGATATAATAAAGCCATCTAGAACAGGACGCAAAAACATCATGGACGATATGGATGCATTTTTGTTGAGAGATCGGAATGGAGCACCTGTACGTTGTTATCATTGTCAAAGTTCTGTGCTACCATCTCAAAGCATGATAGTGTGCGACTATTGTTTGTCTTACTGGCACCCGGATTGCCTTTCTCCTCCCTTGTCTACTTTACCTTCTAGCGtaagaaaatggaaatgtCCAAATCATGCTGAGCATGTAACTCCTCGATATCGATTGCCGAAAAGAGCTAAAGTAATTGATGTGGGATTACCCCGTGGCTTTAAAAATAGGGGTAACATAATTATTGATGATCGTGAAGACAGAGAATCGATTCAAACTATTCAATGGCAAGGAAAAATACGGGTTGTGCCTACGAAAACCTTCAAgttgaattttttggaacaaATAAAGGACAATATAAATTATATGGAGAAAATGTATAGGAAAAACGAAGCGGTTTGTCTAAAGATTCTTCCGCAATTAGCTTCGTATGCTTCCCGAGATTGCGAATTTCCGTTAAGAGTACTTTCTGATGTTGCAAACAACAATCTTGGAAATGATGATTATGTGCTGGCGTTGCGAGATTTACTGCGGATACTTCGATGGGATCCTTCTAAGCCTGTTCCCCGTCCTTCAGAGCTTGTGGATCTTTCTATACGCCATTTAATATAG
- the pol4 gene encoding DNA polymerase X family codes for MGFLSNATAYILPGRLPKQQLLDYHAKILHLGGKTLLEPTKAEYIFVNYVQLGRVRRELRTLGTSLESCKVCKYVVNISWLNEPKHPLSENHSSVLWYNARKFQEEKRRLSEESETNDNSKENEHPINELREGSKAEIEASEECENQVYPTNSTFPYVLEMPRYACQRKSPLTCLNQDFVSALEVLKLCREVNGEPMRARAYGMAISSIKSLPVKIDDGEFLTKLPGCGPKITHLWREFSTTGKLKEAERYKSDPAAKVIRLFYNIFGVGAAKALEWYQKGWRTVEEVQKHKEKFTKQIQVGLGYYEDFTKTTTIEEATSIYKIVLASLPDAIKVHSCLVGGFRRGKPVGADIDMVLSPSPTHTTNHLLNALLETLKQEFSFNMISIQEHSCGGKKGYVVLAVILSPESNIHRRIDIIVVPPAYLGSAVLGWSGGIFFLRDLKVYANERQLSVDSFDIIDLKTGKDICPTTFDEWKDPVSAERDVFHLLQLDYIEPRYRNTG; via the coding sequence ATGGGCTTTCTTTCAAACGCAACTGCTTATATTCTACCAGGACGATTACCTAAACAACAATTGCTGGATTACCATGCTAAAATCCTTCATCTTGGTGGTAAAACATTGTTAGAACCTACAAAAGCAGAGTACATATTTGTGAATTACGTACAGTTGGGACGAGTACGGCGCGAACTGAGAACTTTAGGAACGTCCCTTGAAAGTTGTAAAGTTTGCAAATATGTGGTTAATATATCTTGGCTGAACGAGCCAAAACATCCACTTTCAGAGAACCACAGCAGTGTTTTATGGTATAATGCCAGAAAGTTTCAAGAAGAGAAGCGTCGGTTATCTGAGGAAAGTGAAACCAATGATAATTCTAAGGAAAACGAGCATCCCATTAATGAGTTGAGGGAGGGCTCCAAAGCGGAAATAGAAGCCTCAGAGGAATGTGAAAATCAGGTATACCCTACGAACAGCACGTTTCCGTATGTGTTAGAAATGCCACGTTATGCTTGTCAGCGCAAATCGCCATTGACTTGTCTGAACCAAGATTTTGTAAGCGCTCTAGAAGTACTGAAATTATGTAGAGAAGTTAATGGTGAACCTATGCGAGCTCGCGCATACGGTATGGCTATTTCTTCTATCAAGTCGCTTCCGGTCAAAATTGACGACGGCGAGTTTCTTACTAAACTACCTGGCTGTGGTCCTAAAATCACCCATTTATGGAGAGAATTTTCAACGACGGgtaaattgaaagaagcaGAGCGATATAAAAGTGACCCAGCTGCAAAGGTCATCCGACTCTTTTACAACATCTTTGGGGTCGGAGCGGCTAAAGCTCTTGAATGGTACCAAAAAGGATGGCGCACAGTTGAAGAAGTACAAAAGcacaaagaaaagtttacaaaacaaattcaagTTGGGTTAGGATATTACGAAGACTTTACGAAAACCACAACCATAGAAGAAGCTACAAGTATTTATAAGATAGTTCTTGCTTCATTACCCGATGCCATCAAAGTACATTCTTGTTTGGTAGGAGGTTTTCGACGAGGAAAGCCAGTGGGTGCAGACATCGATATGGTCCTTAGTCCTTCACCGACTCATACAACTAACCATTTATTAAATGCCCTATTAGAGACTCTAAAGCAAGAATTCTCTTTCAATATGATCTCCATTCAAGAACACTCCTGCGGTGGAAAAAAGGGGTATGTTGTTCTAGCAGTTATATTGTCACCAGAGTCAAATATTCACAGGCGAATCGATATTATCGTCGTTCCTCCCGCATACCTGGGCTCCGCCGTTTTGGGATGGAGTGGCGGTATCTTCTTCCTAAGAGATTTAAAAGTTTACGCAAATGAACGCCAGCTTAGTGTCGACTCATTCGACATTATTGATCTCAAAACAGGCAAAGACATTTGCCCTACGACATTTGACGAATGGAAGGATCCAGTTTCAGCAGAAAGGGACGTATTTCATTTGCTTCAGCTTGATTACATCGAGCCAAGATATCGAAATACTGGCTAA
- the snf5 gene encoding SWI/SNF complex subunit Snf5: MDANLQHCLSSDQAYLSQISENQLETSISNTTLSRYQNARELLSLRSGSEAAISRFGIGYAGFGNGWTSTKSKVVYPNQKKRVRGRYCYSFNRRTNGTQAELPVDLVPIRLEIDADRYKLRESFTWNAYDKCIPLDVFAEQLCLDYDIPPNHMHMAQNISKSIQSQIHDYRPIRQALDSSLQAKLDDSYQRRHPSFSEDGISIDESPQTYKEETNNGGTDLRFLVNLDITIGRLNLVDQFEWDLFSSSGSAEEFASVMCFDLGLSGDFCTAISHSIREQSQMYLKSLVLIGYTFDGKEIDDEEIRSFMLPSLKEALRSNDMNAKSYSPMVYELSDAEMERQDRGYDREARRMRRRQGRAKHGVALPDLNDIPKIHRTSYKNSSVPFDDDWNQTYADAIAQKQATLDYQAFMAPMKESLVLSFKISPEKLKMSLDRSSGSSKLMPSFLPQAYPPNTSQLNYPAIQNELLNNSTVNPYYSSSLASPKPTEVPTMTQTQGNPLPNFAPDWVKHCVEEINYKYPNEKFDLMVKHAENPAEQIFVRIRCQYCANDIFSAGPGLSFGNFEIHLLSKTHQLNKESQMLL; encoded by the coding sequence ATGGATGCCAACTTGCAGCATTGTCTGTCGTCTGATCAAGCTTATTTATCTCAAATATCGGAAAATCAATTAGAAACTAGCATTTCTAATACCACGCTTTCTCGATATCAGAATGCGCGTGAATTACTGTCCTTGCGTTCGGGTTCAGAGGCAGCAATAAGTAGATTTGGCATTGGCTATGCAGGTTTTGGAAATGGATGGACCTCTACTAAATCAAAAGTTGTCTACCctaaccaaaaaaaaagagtgcGAGGTCGGTATTGCTATTCATTCAACCGGAGGACAAATGGGACCCAAGCTGAATTACCAGTGGATTTAGTACCAATAAGACTGGAGATTGATGCAGATAGATATAAATTAAGAGAATCATTTACCTGGAATGCATACGATAAATGTATTCCTTTAGACGTTTTCGCCGAGCAGCTATGTTTAGATTATGACATTCCTCCGAATCATATGCATATGGCACAGAATATATCAAAAAGTATACAGTCCCAAATTCATGATTATCGGCCTATTCGACAAGCTCTCGATTCATCTTTACAAGCCAAATTGGACGACTCTTACCAACGGCGGCatccttcattttcagaAGATGGGATTTCTATAGACGAATCACCGCAGACatacaaagaagaaactaaTAACGGTGGCACGGATCTTCGTTTTTTGGTGAATCTTGATATTACGATAGGACGTTTAAACCTCGTGGATCAATTCGAATGggatttattttcatcatctGGAAGTGCTGAGGAATTTGCTTCAGTCATGTGCTTTGACCTTGGTTTAAGTGGAGACTTTTGTACCGCAATTTCTCATTCTATCCGAGAGCAATCGCAAATGTATTTGAAGTCCCTAGTCTTGATCGGTTATACATttgatggaaaagaaattgacgATGAAGAAATACGATCGTTTATGTTACCATCTTTAAAGGAAGCACTTCGCTCGAATGATATGAATGCAAAGTCCTATTCACCGATGGTATATGAACTATCTGATGCTGAAATGGAACGTCAAGACCGTGGATACGATCGTGAAGCTAGAAGGATGAGAAGACGACAAGGGCGTGCAAAGCATGGTGTGGCTCTTCCTGATTTAAATGACATCCCAAAAATACATAGAACGTCTTATAAAAACTCATCGGTTCCTTTTGATGACGACTGGAACCAAACGTATGCTGATGCAATTGCACAGAAGCAAGCAACACTCGACTATCAAGCCTTCATGGCTCCAATGAAGGAAAGTTTAGTCCTCAGCTTTAAAATATCTCCagaaaaactcaaaatGTCTTTGGATCGTTCCTCAGGCTCTTCTAAACTCATGCCTTCATTCTTGCCGCAAGCATATCCCCCTAACACTTCTCAGCTTAATTATCCCGCTATTCAGAATGAACTTTTAAATAATTCTACAGTTAACCCATATTATAGTTCTTCTTTGGCTTCGCCAAAACCGACTGAAGTTCCAACGATGACCCAAACACAAGGAAACCCCTTACCGAACTTTGCCCCAGATTGGGTAAAACATTgtgttgaagaaataaactACAAATATCctaatgaaaagtttgatCTCATGGTAAAACATGCTGAGAATCCTGCTGAGCAGATTTTTGTGCGGATTCGTTGCCAATACTGCGctaatgatattttttcGGCTGGTCCTGGATTatcttttggaaactttgaaattcaCTTGCTTTCTAAGACGCACCAGCTAAATAAAGAATCTCAGATGCTGCTATAA